A single Bacillus sp. OxB-1 DNA region contains:
- a CDS encoding DMT family transporter, translating to MERPAIHPYIPIVIGVISVVLSAIFVKLANADSGVIAFYRMLFSVLAMLPIFLYKYKKELKELGRKDWIFSTIAGVFLAFHFIFWFESLNYTSVASSTVLVTLQPIFAFVGTYFFFKEKISLKTILSALIAISGSVIISWGDFRLSGTALFGDILALIGCALVTAYLLFGQEVRKRLSLITYTFVVYSISTITLFFYVLAKGESFGPYPSIDWLWFILLALIPNLLGHTLFNWAIKWVSTNVISVAILFEPVGAAILAFYIFGETLALSQLVGGIVVLCGIGLFVIDPKKLIEKFF from the coding sequence ATGGAAAGACCTGCAATTCATCCTTATATCCCGATCGTGATCGGTGTAATTTCGGTCGTGCTCTCGGCCATTTTTGTGAAGCTTGCCAACGCGGACTCCGGAGTCATCGCTTTTTATCGGATGCTGTTTTCAGTGCTTGCAATGCTGCCGATCTTTCTCTATAAATACAAAAAAGAATTGAAGGAACTTGGACGGAAAGATTGGATCTTCTCCACAATAGCTGGAGTATTCCTTGCCTTCCATTTCATCTTCTGGTTTGAATCATTAAACTACACGTCGGTCGCCAGTTCGACGGTCCTCGTAACACTGCAACCGATTTTCGCATTCGTCGGCACATACTTCTTTTTCAAGGAAAAGATTTCGTTGAAGACGATCTTGTCTGCTCTAATCGCCATTTCAGGCAGTGTCATCATCAGTTGGGGCGACTTCAGATTAAGCGGAACCGCGCTTTTCGGGGATATCCTTGCGTTAATCGGCTGTGCGCTCGTGACCGCCTATCTGTTATTCGGACAAGAGGTTCGGAAAAGACTCTCCTTAATTACTTATACGTTTGTTGTTTATTCAATAAGCACGATTACATTGTTTTTTTATGTGCTGGCAAAAGGAGAGTCATTCGGTCCGTATCCCTCGATCGACTGGCTGTGGTTCATCCTGCTTGCGCTAATTCCGAATTTGCTGGGGCATACATTATTTAATTGGGCGATTAAATGGGTGAGCACCAATGTCATTTCGGTCGCCATCCTGTTTGAACCGGTAGGCGCCGCTATCTTGGCGTTTTATATATTTGGAGAGACATTGGCATTGTCCCAATTGGTAGGCGGTATCGTAGTTCTATGCGGGATTGGACTGTTCGTAATTGACCCGAAAAAACTTATCGAAAAGTTTTTTTGA
- a CDS encoding MgtC/SapB family protein → MDWILNETMYPDVLIKIILALVLSLVIGVEREMKKKPIGLKTSAVIATFSCLMTIISIEAAYLVPSRDDINVTMDPLRLAAQIVSGIGFLGAGAILRRDNDNITGLTTAAMIWGAAGIGIAVGAGFYIEAAFAVLSVMFVIEVLSPLLGKFGPKRLRTKDAAFTFIVTDMSKIDDLIEYLTLEGMSIENLRIRKIIETDQPTKHELDFRLAALPKKETSQLYVELSALPYVESVELELFH, encoded by the coding sequence ATGGATTGGATATTAAATGAAACGATGTACCCCGATGTTCTTATAAAGATCATCCTTGCCTTAGTCTTAAGTTTAGTAATTGGCGTAGAAAGGGAAATGAAGAAAAAACCCATCGGATTAAAGACAAGTGCCGTCATCGCCACTTTCAGCTGCCTTATGACGATCATCTCCATTGAGGCCGCCTATCTCGTTCCGTCTCGGGATGATATTAACGTCACGATGGACCCGCTCCGTTTGGCCGCACAAATTGTTAGTGGTATAGGATTCTTAGGTGCAGGGGCAATACTGAGAAGGGATAACGATAACATCACCGGCCTAACTACAGCTGCCATGATTTGGGGAGCGGCCGGAATCGGGATTGCAGTGGGAGCGGGCTTCTATATAGAAGCTGCGTTCGCCGTCCTTAGTGTCATGTTCGTCATCGAGGTGCTTTCCCCTTTGCTGGGAAAATTCGGACCCAAACGGTTACGGACAAAAGATGCCGCCTTCACTTTCATCGTGACAGATATGTCAAAAATCGATGATCTGATCGAGTACTTAACGCTAGAGGGGATGTCGATCGAAAATTTAAGGATCCGGAAAATAATCGAAACTGACCAACCTACGAAACACGAGTTGGATTTCCGCCTTGCCGCTCTGCCCAAAAAGGAAACGTCGCAGCTATATGTCGAACTCTCCGCACTTCCCTATGTAGAATCTGTCGAGTTGGAATTATTTCATTAA
- a CDS encoding cation diffusion facilitator family transporter, translating into MSDILKLLKEGNKPSLLAAIVNTVIAGLKAAAFFFTGNVAMFAEMLHSLGDAANQFFVYIGSALSRKAPTPKFPNGFGRVVNLVCLGAVIVVGIMSYEAIIGGWHHIFNPSESGSLLINLSVLGLAIVLEFTVLFKAGKEVLHEAGMQARGLAPITSSFRYLSKAKPPTKLVFMEDLVATAGGVLAFVSILLAHFFGFLAAEGIASILIGLMMFYVVSKVFLDNAKGAIGETDEEMLNHIAYLVAEDPDVKDIQRVEVIKEGEFLHVEVVAEVDPTQTVAYVDDIRDRLMDTILKQKGVRDVIISFDEDDGILTWSRTNSPDSTKQVTSKLPEIK; encoded by the coding sequence ATGTCAGACATACTAAAATTGTTGAAAGAAGGAAACAAACCTTCACTTCTAGCAGCCATCGTCAATACTGTCATCGCAGGATTGAAAGCCGCCGCCTTTTTCTTTACAGGGAATGTCGCGATGTTTGCGGAAATGCTTCATTCTTTGGGAGATGCAGCTAACCAATTCTTCGTCTACATCGGGTCCGCCCTTTCCAGGAAAGCCCCGACACCCAAATTTCCAAATGGTTTCGGCCGAGTCGTCAACCTGGTTTGCCTCGGTGCGGTCATTGTCGTTGGAATCATGTCCTATGAAGCCATCATTGGCGGTTGGCATCACATCTTCAATCCAAGTGAATCGGGCAGCCTGCTTATCAACTTGTCCGTGCTCGGCCTAGCTATCGTCCTGGAGTTCACAGTTCTCTTTAAAGCAGGGAAAGAAGTACTGCACGAAGCGGGAATGCAAGCAAGGGGGCTGGCTCCCATTACAAGCAGCTTCCGCTATTTAAGCAAGGCAAAGCCGCCAACCAAACTTGTCTTTATGGAAGACCTCGTCGCAACAGCGGGCGGAGTACTCGCCTTCGTCTCAATCCTACTCGCCCATTTTTTCGGCTTTCTTGCAGCGGAAGGCATTGCTTCCATATTAATTGGATTAATGATGTTTTATGTGGTCAGCAAAGTGTTCTTGGATAACGCTAAGGGAGCGATTGGTGAAACGGACGAAGAAATGCTCAACCATATCGCCTATCTCGTGGCGGAAGACCCGGATGTGAAGGATATCCAACGGGTGGAAGTCATTAAAGAAGGGGAGTTCCTCCATGTCGAAGTCGTGGCAGAAGTCGACCCTACCCAGACGGTAGCTTATGTGGATGATATCCGGGATCGGCTCATGGATACGATATTGAAGCAAAAAGGTGTACGGGACGTTATCATTTCATTCGACGAAGATGACGGCATCTTAACATGGAGCCGAACGAATTCACCGGATTCCACCAAACAAGTGACATCGAAACTGCCGGAAATCAAATAA
- a CDS encoding iron-containing alcohol dehydrogenase: MNDFVFHNPVKLIFGKGQIVQLEGELKQYGNRILLVYGGGSIKRNGLYDEVTTILKQAGKEVYELSGVEPNPRVSTARKGAVICKEQRIDFILAVGGGSVIDCAKLIASAAKYDGDAWDLVMRKVLPADALPIGTILTLAATGSEMNAGSVITNEETHEKVGWGGPLNFPKFSILDPAYTLSVPRDQTVYGIIDMMSHVLEQYFHNASNTPVQDELCEGILRAVIEAGPKLVKHPEDMELRETILLAGTMALNGMIGVGSKGDWASHDIEHAVSAVYDIPHAGGLSILFPNWMRYNVKVKPSRFARLAVKVFGVESAGKTEEEIAYEGIDRLRAFWDSLGGPNALSDYGIDGSQLERMAEMATANRPIGKFNVLHKEDVLKILQASI, translated from the coding sequence ATGAATGACTTTGTATTCCATAACCCTGTAAAATTGATATTCGGGAAAGGGCAGATTGTGCAGTTGGAAGGAGAGCTCAAGCAATACGGCAACCGGATTCTCCTCGTATATGGCGGTGGCAGCATCAAGCGGAATGGACTTTATGATGAGGTGACCACTATTTTAAAGCAGGCAGGAAAAGAGGTATATGAGCTTTCCGGCGTGGAGCCGAACCCGCGTGTTTCGACGGCCCGGAAAGGGGCTGTCATCTGCAAGGAACAACGAATTGATTTCATCTTGGCTGTCGGAGGCGGATCGGTAATTGATTGTGCCAAGCTGATTGCGTCAGCAGCAAAATACGACGGGGATGCCTGGGACCTCGTTATGCGCAAGGTGCTACCGGCCGATGCTCTTCCGATCGGAACCATTTTGACATTGGCCGCAACAGGTTCGGAGATGAATGCCGGATCCGTCATAACGAATGAAGAAACCCATGAGAAAGTCGGCTGGGGCGGACCGCTTAACTTTCCAAAATTCTCGATTCTCGATCCCGCGTACACTTTGTCGGTGCCTCGAGACCAGACAGTGTATGGCATTATCGATATGATGTCACATGTCTTGGAACAGTATTTCCATAACGCTTCGAACACCCCTGTGCAAGATGAACTGTGTGAAGGGATTTTGCGCGCAGTGATAGAGGCTGGTCCGAAACTTGTGAAACATCCTGAGGACATGGAGTTGAGAGAGACGATCCTGTTAGCGGGAACGATGGCGTTGAACGGGATGATCGGAGTCGGTTCGAAAGGTGATTGGGCATCACATGATATCGAGCATGCGGTTTCCGCGGTCTATGATATACCGCATGCGGGCGGCCTTTCGATTTTATTCCCGAATTGGATGCGGTATAACGTAAAAGTGAAGCCGAGCCGCTTTGCAAGGCTTGCCGTCAAGGTGTTCGGAGTGGAGTCCGCAGGGAAGACGGAAGAGGAGATCGCTTATGAAGGGATTGACCGTCTGCGCGCCTTTTGGGATTCGCTTGGCGGCCCGAATGCGCTTTCGGACTATGGCATCGATGGTTCCCAGCTGGAACGCATGGCAGAAATGGCGACCGCCAACAGGCCGATCGGGAAATTCAATGTGTTGCATAAAGAGGATGTTTTGAAGATATTGCAAGCTTCCATATAA
- a CDS encoding Glu/Leu/Phe/Val family dehydrogenase produces the protein MTENLNLFTSTQEVIKDALEKLGYDEGMYELLKEPIRMVEVRIPVRMDDGKVKVFTGYRGQHNDAVGPTKGGVRFHPQVTADEVRALSMWMTLKAGIVDLPYGGGKGGIICDPREMSMAELERLSRGYVRALSQVMGPAKDIPAPDVFTNAQIMAWMMDEYSRIDEFNSPGFITGKPIVLGGSQGRDRATAEGVTIIIKEAAKRRNIDIKGARVVIQGFGNAGSFLSKFLHDLGAKVIGISDAYGALHDPDGLDIDYLLDRRDSFGTVTTLFDNTITNKELLELDCDILVPAAIENQITGDNAHDIKAKIVVEAANGPTTTEGTRILTERGILLVPDVLASAGGVTVSYFEWVQNNMGYYWSEEEVREKMTEKMVTAFDNVYSVSANRNIDMRLAAYMIGVRKTAEAARFRGWA, from the coding sequence ATGACTGAAAACCTGAATCTATTTACGTCTACGCAAGAGGTCATCAAGGATGCACTTGAAAAACTAGGCTATGATGAGGGAATGTACGAATTATTGAAAGAACCAATCCGCATGGTTGAAGTGCGGATTCCGGTCCGGATGGATGACGGGAAAGTGAAAGTGTTCACGGGGTACCGGGGGCAGCATAATGATGCGGTAGGCCCTACAAAAGGAGGGGTACGGTTCCATCCGCAGGTCACAGCGGATGAAGTGCGTGCACTATCCATGTGGATGACATTGAAAGCCGGTATCGTCGACCTGCCGTACGGCGGCGGGAAAGGCGGAATCATTTGTGATCCGCGCGAAATGTCAATGGCAGAATTGGAAAGGCTTAGCCGAGGGTATGTACGTGCGCTCAGTCAAGTAATGGGGCCAGCTAAAGATATACCGGCTCCAGATGTCTTCACCAATGCTCAAATCATGGCTTGGATGATGGACGAATACAGCCGTATCGACGAATTCAACTCACCAGGATTCATTACAGGGAAACCGATTGTCCTCGGTGGTTCGCAAGGTCGTGACCGTGCGACTGCTGAAGGGGTTACGATCATTATCAAAGAAGCGGCGAAGCGTCGCAACATAGACATAAAAGGAGCCCGTGTCGTCATCCAAGGTTTTGGGAACGCAGGAAGCTTCCTATCGAAGTTCCTTCACGACCTAGGAGCGAAAGTAATCGGAATCTCCGATGCTTACGGTGCGCTTCATGATCCGGACGGCCTCGATATCGATTACCTTCTCGATCGTCGGGATAGTTTCGGAACCGTAACGACCCTGTTTGATAATACGATTACGAATAAAGAGTTGCTTGAGCTGGATTGTGATATCCTCGTTCCGGCGGCGATCGAAAACCAGATCACGGGCGATAATGCACATGACATTAAAGCTAAAATCGTCGTCGAAGCGGCGAACGGCCCTACGACGACGGAAGGGACTCGAATCCTGACTGAACGCGGAATTCTTCTTGTTCCGGACGTGCTGGCAAGTGCGGGCGGCGTGACAGTCTCTTATTTTGAATGGGTTCAGAACAATATGGGGTACTATTGGTCGGAAGAAGAAGTTCGTGAAAAAATGACGGAAAAAATGGTGACGGCATTTGATAACGTCTATTCCGTATCAGCGAACCGCAACATCGATATGCGCCTTGCAGCGTATATGATCGGTGTACGGAAAACGGCGGAAGCGGCGCGTTTCCGCGGTTGGGCATAA
- a CDS encoding ornithine--oxo-acid transaminase has protein sequence MTVSKKLIDQTVKFGANNYHPLPIVISEAQGVWVVDPEGNKYMDMLSAYSAVNQGHRHPKIIQALKDQADKVTLTSRAFHNDQLGPWYERICRLSGKEMALPMNTGAEAVETAIKAARRWAYDVKGIQDNEAEIIGCVGNFHGRTMAAVSLSSDEEYKRGFGPLLPGIKLVPYGDINALEEAITPNTAAFIIEPIQGEAGILIPPKGFMKEARELCKKHNVLFVADEIQAGLCRTGKMFACEWEEIEPDMYILGKALGGGVFPISCVVANQDILGVFNPGSHGSTFGGNPMACAVSLASLDVLEDEKLADRSLELGTYFMEELKKIKHPSIKEVRGRGLFIGVELSEAARPYCEKLKDLGLLCKETHETVIRFAPPLIIKKEELDWALEKIYKVFAY, from the coding sequence ATGACAGTTTCGAAAAAATTGATCGACCAAACAGTGAAGTTCGGAGCGAATAATTATCACCCGTTGCCGATTGTTATTTCGGAGGCTCAAGGGGTTTGGGTAGTGGATCCTGAGGGAAATAAATATATGGATATGTTATCCGCGTATTCTGCTGTAAACCAAGGACACCGCCATCCGAAGATCATCCAAGCGTTAAAAGACCAAGCGGATAAAGTGACACTGACATCACGCGCCTTCCATAACGATCAACTGGGTCCGTGGTATGAAAGGATCTGTAGACTGTCCGGCAAAGAAATGGCACTTCCGATGAATACGGGCGCCGAAGCGGTTGAAACAGCCATCAAAGCTGCACGCCGCTGGGCATACGACGTAAAAGGGATACAAGACAACGAAGCGGAAATCATCGGTTGTGTCGGCAATTTCCACGGGCGCACAATGGCTGCTGTTTCCTTATCTTCCGATGAGGAATACAAACGCGGTTTCGGTCCATTGCTTCCGGGCATTAAACTGGTGCCCTACGGCGATATCAACGCCTTGGAAGAAGCGATTACACCGAATACAGCCGCATTCATCATCGAACCGATCCAAGGAGAAGCCGGAATCTTGATTCCACCGAAAGGCTTCATGAAGGAAGCGAGAGAACTTTGTAAAAAACATAACGTTCTATTCGTTGCGGATGAAATTCAAGCAGGCCTTTGCCGTACCGGAAAAATGTTCGCATGTGAATGGGAAGAAATTGAACCGGATATGTATATATTAGGGAAAGCTCTCGGTGGCGGTGTATTTCCAATTTCATGCGTCGTGGCCAATCAAGACATCTTAGGCGTTTTCAACCCTGGCTCGCATGGATCGACTTTCGGGGGGAACCCCATGGCTTGTGCAGTATCCCTCGCTTCCCTGGATGTTCTCGAAGATGAAAAATTGGCTGATCGTTCTTTGGAATTGGGCACGTACTTCATGGAAGAGTTGAAAAAGATTAAACATCCATCGATCAAAGAGGTACGGGGCCGCGGGTTATTCATCGGCGTGGAACTATCGGAAGCAGCACGCCCTTATTGCGAGAAGTTGAAAGATTTAGGGCTACTTTGCAAGGAAACGCATGAAACGGTAATCCGATTTGCTCCACCACTTATCATCAAGAAAGAGGAATTGGATTGGGCTCTTGAAAAAATCTACAAAGTTTTTGCATATTAA
- the pruA gene encoding L-glutamate gamma-semialdehyde dehydrogenase, protein MMIPYKHEPFTDFTQDANRKAFLEALQKVEGYLGQDYPLIIGGERILTEEKIVSSNPANKEEVIGRVSKCSRDLAKKAMSVADETFNTWRKADPGFRADILFKAAAIIRRRKHEFSALLTKEAGKPWNEADADTAEAIDFLEYYGRQMLKLKDGMPVESRPGEYNRFDYIPLGVGVVISPWNFALAIMAGTTVAALVTGNTILLKPASATPVVAYKFIEVLEEAGMPNGVVNYIPSSGAEIGDYLVDHPRTRFISFTGSREVGTRIYERAAVVNEGQIWLKRVIAEMGGKDTIVVDSDSDLELAAQSIVKSAFGFSGQKCSACSRAIILEDVYDQVVERVGELAKELKYGDPADQANFAGPVIDQNSYNKIMEYIEIGKKEGHLIAGGEGDDSKGYFVAPTVIADLDPNSRVMQEEIFGPVVGLSKAKSFDEAIEMANNTVYGLTGAVITNNRFHIEQARESFHVGNLYFNRGCTGAIVGYQPFGGFNMSGTDSKAGGPDYLQLHMQGKTTSEML, encoded by the coding sequence ATGATGATTCCATATAAACACGAACCATTCACTGATTTTACGCAAGATGCAAACCGAAAGGCCTTCCTAGAAGCCCTTCAGAAGGTCGAAGGGTATCTCGGTCAAGATTATCCGCTTATCATTGGTGGAGAACGCATCCTGACGGAGGAGAAGATCGTTTCCTCCAACCCTGCGAATAAAGAAGAAGTGATTGGCCGTGTTTCCAAATGCAGCCGCGATCTTGCCAAAAAGGCCATGAGTGTGGCGGATGAAACGTTCAATACTTGGAGGAAAGCGGATCCCGGATTCCGCGCTGACATACTTTTCAAAGCTGCAGCCATCATCCGCCGCCGCAAGCATGAGTTTTCAGCCCTTTTAACGAAAGAAGCAGGGAAACCTTGGAACGAGGCGGATGCGGATACGGCAGAAGCAATTGATTTCCTCGAATATTATGGTCGTCAAATGCTCAAGTTAAAAGATGGAATGCCTGTTGAAAGCCGCCCTGGGGAATACAACCGTTTTGATTATATCCCGTTGGGCGTCGGTGTCGTCATCTCTCCATGGAACTTTGCGCTTGCGATCATGGCTGGTACGACAGTGGCTGCTCTTGTAACAGGGAATACTATCCTCTTAAAACCGGCTTCGGCTACCCCTGTCGTCGCCTATAAATTCATCGAAGTATTGGAAGAGGCCGGTATGCCGAATGGAGTCGTCAACTATATTCCGAGCTCCGGCGCGGAGATCGGAGACTATCTCGTCGACCATCCAAGGACGAGGTTCATCTCTTTCACAGGTTCGCGTGAAGTCGGCACACGGATATACGAGCGTGCCGCAGTCGTGAACGAGGGGCAAATCTGGTTGAAACGGGTCATTGCTGAAATGGGCGGGAAAGATACGATTGTCGTCGACAGCGATTCGGATCTTGAGCTTGCGGCACAGTCCATCGTCAAATCGGCATTCGGTTTCAGCGGGCAAAAATGTTCCGCTTGTTCCCGAGCGATTATTTTGGAGGACGTCTATGACCAAGTTGTGGAACGTGTCGGGGAACTGGCGAAAGAGTTGAAATACGGAGATCCCGCCGACCAGGCGAATTTTGCCGGTCCGGTGATCGACCAAAATTCATATAATAAAATAATGGAGTATATTGAAATCGGCAAGAAAGAGGGGCATTTGATCGCAGGGGGCGAAGGGGATGATTCAAAAGGCTACTTCGTCGCACCAACTGTCATCGCAGACCTTGATCCGAATTCCCGCGTCATGCAGGAGGAAATCTTCGGACCAGTCGTCGGGTTGTCAAAAGCGAAAAGTTTTGATGAAGCGATCGAAATGGCAAACAATACCGTATACGGCCTTACTGGAGCGGTGATCACCAATAACCGTTTCCATATCGAACAGGCTCGCGAAAGTTTCCATGTCGGTAACTTATATTTCAACCGCGGCTGCACAGGCGCGATTGTCGGTTACCAGCCATTCGGCGGATTCAACATGTCCGGGACAGATTCCAAAGCGGGTGGACCTGACTACTTGCAACTCCATATGCAAGGTAAAACGACATCGGAAATGCTTTGA
- a CDS encoding sigma-54-dependent Fis family transcriptional regulator, which translates to MKSNDIALFPFYKLAVDHSGIGVHAIDLDGRTVIYNNKMKEIEGLALKDVGDRSILELFNFEKEESTLLKVLQSGKEQLNVKQTYWNRIGTEITTVNDTFPVFDGDKLIGAVELARDVTAIEKYVLRPLQKRVHIRSLNQIVAESDAMKTVIATAEKAAQADVPVLLIGESGTGKDLIAESIHHELLPPKGMFYSLFCHSSDPELMDRLEEEMNREETMTLFCERIDLLPIPLQQKLLSILQSTDQSKKLFIASIDEDPVELIASGTLLKDLYYFFVSFVIHIPPLRKRKEDVLPFVMAYLTERKERFGSPLECVSPEVETFFLKYDWPGNLRELELLLDEVASLSTTDTCITYDMLPLHFRMKQPEAIEEPAQAVDFIVQPERELPPLDQYLREAEVYYLQKAMKLHGGNVTKTANALGMSRQNLQYRLRKIKNGEKD; encoded by the coding sequence ATGAAAAGTAACGATATCGCCTTGTTCCCCTTCTATAAACTTGCTGTCGATCATTCGGGAATTGGCGTACATGCGATCGACCTGGACGGGCGGACGGTCATTTACAACAATAAAATGAAAGAGATTGAAGGGTTGGCATTGAAAGATGTGGGGGACCGTTCGATTTTGGAATTATTCAACTTCGAAAAAGAAGAAAGTACCTTATTAAAAGTGCTGCAAAGCGGGAAAGAGCAGCTGAATGTAAAACAGACCTATTGGAACCGAATCGGGACGGAAATTACGACAGTCAACGACACTTTCCCCGTTTTTGACGGGGACAAACTAATCGGAGCCGTGGAACTGGCCCGCGATGTGACGGCGATTGAGAAATACGTCCTGCGTCCTTTGCAAAAGCGGGTTCATATTCGCTCTCTGAACCAGATCGTAGCTGAATCGGATGCCATGAAGACTGTCATAGCCACGGCCGAAAAAGCGGCCCAAGCGGATGTCCCCGTCCTCTTAATTGGAGAATCGGGAACCGGGAAGGATCTAATCGCTGAAAGTATCCATCACGAATTGTTGCCACCGAAAGGGATGTTCTATTCTCTTTTCTGCCATAGCTCGGATCCGGAGTTGATGGATCGATTGGAGGAGGAAATGAACAGGGAGGAGACAATGACCCTGTTTTGTGAACGGATCGATCTTTTGCCCATTCCATTACAACAGAAATTGCTGTCGATCCTACAATCGACAGATCAATCGAAAAAGCTGTTCATCGCAAGTATTGATGAGGATCCGGTCGAACTGATTGCATCCGGAACGTTACTGAAGGATCTTTATTACTTTTTTGTATCTTTCGTCATCCACATTCCGCCTTTACGGAAACGGAAAGAGGATGTCCTGCCTTTCGTGATGGCTTATTTGACAGAGAGGAAAGAACGGTTCGGCTCTCCGCTTGAATGCGTCAGCCCCGAAGTGGAGACCTTTTTTCTGAAATACGATTGGCCAGGGAACTTGCGGGAGTTGGAGCTTTTATTGGATGAAGTCGCTTCCCTCTCCACGACCGACACATGCATCACCTATGATATGCTTCCATTGCACTTCCGCATGAAACAACCGGAAGCAATTGAGGAACCTGCACAAGCCGTAGATTTCATCGTCCAGCCCGAGCGCGAGCTGCCCCCTCTGGATCAGTACTTGCGCGAAGCGGAAGTGTATTACTTACAAAAAGCGATGAAGCTGCATGGCGGAAATGTGACGAAAACAGCGAACGCCCTCGGAATGAGCAGACAGAATCTCCAGTATCGCTTGCGCAAAATAAAAAACGGGGAAAAGGATTGA
- the yugI gene encoding S1 domain-containing post-transcriptional regulator GSP13: MAKTYKAGEELTGTVTGIQPYGAFVALDEETQGLVHISEITFGFVKDIHEYLSVGQEVKVKVLDVDPDAKKVSLSIRALSEAPVNARREHRPKKSLQARVQEHDAEGFNSLKDKLKDWIEKSGQ; the protein is encoded by the coding sequence TTGGCGAAAACATACAAAGCGGGAGAAGAGCTCACCGGCACTGTGACAGGCATCCAGCCATACGGCGCGTTCGTGGCGCTGGATGAGGAAACGCAAGGGCTTGTGCACATTTCTGAAATTACATTCGGGTTTGTAAAGGATATTCATGAATATCTATCCGTTGGACAAGAAGTGAAAGTCAAAGTTCTGGACGTCGATCCGGACGCAAAAAAAGTAAGCCTGTCGATTCGGGCTCTATCGGAAGCACCTGTCAATGCCCGGCGGGAGCACCGGCCGAAAAAGTCGCTGCAAGCCCGCGTCCAGGAGCATGACGCGGAAGGGTTCAATTCTTTGAAAGATAAACTGAAGGATTGGATCGAAAAGTCGGGACAGTGA
- a CDS encoding DUF1871 family protein, giving the protein MQTIEMNKKAVSLLEEWDPFQVGKKAYELEITDVISELHRLDHPADLAKRIREIYEHSHEMWIPIENCMQISYKLIAIKYEAKCIV; this is encoded by the coding sequence GTGCAAACAATCGAGATGAACAAAAAGGCGGTTTCACTATTGGAAGAATGGGATCCATTCCAAGTCGGGAAAAAGGCGTATGAGTTGGAGATTACCGACGTCATATCCGAACTACACCGGCTGGACCACCCGGCCGACCTTGCGAAACGGATTCGTGAAATCTATGAACATTCCCATGAGATGTGGATACCGATCGAGAACTGTATGCAGATTTCCTATAAATTAATCGCCATCAAATATGAGGCGAAATGTATTGTCTGA